The Hypnocyclicus thermotrophus genome contains a region encoding:
- a CDS encoding TrmB family transcriptional regulator, which yields MNNDIIIEKLKSFNFSKAEAQVYMTLIRYGELNGSQVSKLIGLNRGTVYTALNNLYERGAIVLLPEQTNVYRAENPKTLIENLTEKYILEYKNSAEILKKEFEKMEEKDTVKVESINLKGYMNFILKAKSLIYSAESELYIETNDNLVDFYEEFRELVEKDVDLYIRVYTNEKVIELVNEDFPESFNEIGFNDKNSKERKTMIVVDNEKALIGNGKKGDDFIATFTNNNYLVSIISDRIHYSIYLDNIVKNEGINYLKKHKINSLHEENILKKIKKYLKI from the coding sequence GTGAATAATGATATTATAATAGAAAAATTAAAGTCATTTAATTTTTCTAAAGCGGAAGCACAAGTATATATGACACTTATAAGATATGGAGAATTAAATGGTTCTCAAGTCTCAAAACTTATTGGGCTTAATAGAGGGACTGTATATACTGCGCTTAATAATTTATATGAAAGAGGTGCAATAGTTCTCTTACCAGAGCAAACTAATGTTTATAGAGCAGAAAATCCTAAAACGCTTATAGAAAATTTAACAGAAAAATATATCCTTGAATACAAAAATTCTGCAGAAATTTTAAAAAAAGAATTCGAAAAAATGGAAGAAAAAGATACAGTAAAAGTGGAATCTATCAATTTAAAAGGATATATGAATTTTATTTTAAAAGCAAAATCACTTATATACTCTGCAGAAAGTGAGCTATATATAGAAACAAATGATAATTTAGTAGATTTTTATGAGGAGTTTAGAGAATTAGTAGAAAAAGACGTAGATTTATATATTAGAGTATATACAAATGAGAAAGTAATAGAACTAGTAAATGAAGATTTTCCAGAGTCATTTAATGAAATAGGGTTTAATGACAAGAACTCAAAAGAAAGAAAAACTATGATAGTTGTAGATAATGAAAAAGCATTAATAGGTAATGGGAAAAAAGGTGATGACTTTATAGCCACATTTACAAATAATAATTATTTAGTAAGTATTATTTCTGATAGGATACATTATAGTATATATCTTGACAATATTGTAAAAAATGAAGGGATAAACTATTTGAAAAAACATAAAATAAATAGTTTGCACGAAGAAAATATATTAAAAAAAATAAAAAAATATTTAAAGATATAA
- the tsaB gene encoding tRNA (adenosine(37)-N6)-threonylcarbamoyltransferase complex dimerization subunit type 1 TsaB, with amino-acid sequence MLILAIDTSTNVASVALYDSKKGVIGEINLNIGLNHSETILAIIDNLFNITKYSKDKIDRVVVSIGPGSFTGIRVGVAIAKGIVYGKDIEIVGINELDMLSYTVSKTDKKIISMIDARKEKVFYAEYKYDKSEIKQISEYRVDFIKNIIENSKEEFIFTGDGAIKYREKILEYTNNKGIIINNSTGYSRAAILAELGIKKEAENIHKIEPYYVNKTQAELEKEKKV; translated from the coding sequence ATGTTGATTTTAGCAATTGATACATCAACAAATGTAGCATCAGTAGCACTTTATGATAGTAAAAAAGGTGTTATAGGAGAAATAAATTTAAATATAGGTTTAAATCATTCAGAAACAATATTAGCAATAATAGATAATTTATTTAATATTACTAAATATTCAAAAGATAAAATAGATAGAGTAGTAGTATCTATTGGACCAGGTTCTTTTACTGGGATACGAGTAGGAGTAGCAATTGCAAAAGGAATAGTTTATGGAAAAGATATAGAAATAGTTGGTATAAATGAACTAGATATGCTTTCTTATACAGTTTCAAAAACAGATAAAAAAATTATATCTATGATAGATGCTAGAAAAGAAAAAGTTTTTTATGCCGAATATAAATATGATAAAAGTGAAATTAAACAAATATCTGAATATAGAGTAGATTTCATAAAAAATATTATTGAAAATTCTAAAGAAGAATTTATTTTTACAGGTGATGGTGCTATTAAATATAGAGAGAAAATATTAGAATATACTAATAATAAAGGGATTATTATAAATAATAGTACAGGATATTCTAGGGCAGCAATATTAGCAGAATTAGGTATAAAAAAAGAAGCAGAAAATATCCATAAAATAGAACCGTATTATGTAAATAAAACTCAAGCAGAGTTAGAAAAAGAAAAAAAAGTATAA
- a CDS encoding sugar ABC transporter substrate-binding protein, giving the protein MKNFFVLILIILSFLFILKYRKENFLKKSHKVKVGFLLKTMQEERYIKDKKYFEEAAKKYKMEVIFDSANNNERLQMEKLENMIAKGIDVLVLQPVNTGTASNMVEIAHKEGIRVVGYDSMIENSDVDVHVMQDSWKVGELQAKAMVKWFKEYRGEVKGNVALIMGQPGDSNAKAMSEGVLKVIAQNPGLKLVAKQSHENWASDKAMTTTENLMAKFNNNIDAFICNNSGLARGVIAALASYNLDSVGKIFVAGADADLVNVRYVAEGKQAIEIYKTIKPLAEKAAYAAYRLVVYKDKTNIDEILLYDRKVYNGYKSVPTIITPIYEVNKNNIDEVIIKNGFHKREDIYN; this is encoded by the coding sequence ATGAAAAATTTTTTTGTATTAATTCTCATAATTCTCTCTTTTTTATTTATATTAAAATATAGAAAAGAGAATTTTTTAAAAAAATCTCATAAAGTAAAAGTAGGCTTTTTATTAAAAACAATGCAAGAAGAGAGATATATAAAAGATAAAAAATATTTTGAAGAAGCAGCTAAAAAATATAAAATGGAAGTTATATTTGATAGTGCAAATAATAATGAAAGATTACAAATGGAAAAATTAGAAAATATGATAGCTAAAGGGATAGATGTCCTAGTACTACAACCAGTTAATACAGGAACTGCATCAAATATGGTTGAGATAGCACATAAAGAAGGTATAAGAGTTGTAGGATATGATTCTATGATAGAAAATAGTGATGTTGATGTACATGTAATGCAGGATAGTTGGAAAGTAGGAGAATTACAAGCAAAAGCGATGGTAAAGTGGTTTAAAGAGTATAGGGGCGAAGTCAAAGGGAATGTAGCACTTATAATGGGACAACCGGGTGATTCAAATGCAAAAGCTATGAGCGAAGGAGTATTAAAAGTTATAGCTCAAAATCCAGGGCTTAAACTTGTAGCAAAGCAATCACATGAGAATTGGGCTAGTGACAAAGCTATGACTACAACAGAAAATCTTATGGCAAAATTCAATAATAATATAGATGCATTTATTTGTAATAATTCAGGATTAGCAAGAGGTGTTATAGCAGCACTTGCAAGCTATAATTTAGATAGTGTAGGAAAAATCTTTGTAGCAGGAGCCGATGCAGATCTTGTAAATGTTAGATACGTAGCAGAAGGTAAACAAGCAATAGAGATTTATAAAACTATAAAACCTTTAGCTGAAAAAGCTGCTTATGCTGCTTATAGATTAGTTGTATACAAAGATAAAACAAATATAGATGAGATACTTTTATATGATAGAAAAGTATACAATGGTTATAAAAGTGTACCTACAAT
- the tsaE gene encoding tRNA (adenosine(37)-N6)-threonylcarbamoyltransferase complex ATPase subunit type 1 TsaE — MKKVLTFSEIDTLVDKLSNIIKKNDVIALIGDLGTGKTTFVKRFAKNLGITENVKSPTFTYVMEYRDIEPALFHFDVYRICDAEEIYEIGYEDYLHNDGIVIIEWANLIESELPEEYLKIELFHKDENSRGVEIKYIGNEKREKEILEYVDFSN, encoded by the coding sequence ATGAAAAAAGTACTAACTTTTTCTGAAATAGATACTTTAGTTGATAAATTATCAAATATTATAAAAAAAAATGATGTAATAGCTTTGATAGGAGATTTGGGAACGGGGAAAACTACATTTGTAAAAAGATTTGCAAAAAATTTAGGAATTACTGAAAATGTGAAGAGTCCTACATTTACTTATGTAATGGAATATAGAGATATAGAGCCTGCACTATTTCATTTTGATGTATATAGAATATGTGATGCAGAAGAGATATATGAAATAGGATATGAAGATTATTTACATAATGATGGAATTGTAATTATAGAATGGGCAAATTTAATAGAAAGTGAACTACCAGAAGAATATTTAAAGATAGAATTATTTCATAAAGATGAAAATAGTAGAGGTGTTGAAATAAAATATATAGGAAATGAAAAAAGAGAAAAGGAGATATTAGAATATGTTGATTTTAGCAATTGA
- the rfaE2 gene encoding D-glycero-beta-D-manno-heptose 1-phosphate adenylyltransferase, with the protein MNILDRKEAAKLVKKLKSEGKTVVFTNGCFDILHVGHLRYLQEAKELGDILIVGVNSDKSVSKLKGPTRPINTQNDRAEMLVGLKPVDYTVIFTEDTPVEIINELKPSIHVKGGDYKKEELPETPIVEKNGGKVIILSLIQGKSTTNIVKKIQEN; encoded by the coding sequence ATGAATATTTTAGATAGAAAAGAAGCAGCAAAATTAGTAAAAAAACTAAAAAGCGAAGGGAAAACAGTTGTTTTTACAAATGGATGTTTTGATATTTTACATGTTGGACATTTAAGATATTTACAAGAAGCAAAAGAACTAGGCGATATACTTATTGTTGGAGTAAATTCTGATAAATCAGTTTCAAAACTTAAAGGACCTACAAGACCTATAAACACTCAAAATGATAGAGCAGAAATGTTAGTTGGATTAAAACCAGTTGATTATACAGTAATTTTTACAGAAGATACTCCAGTAGAAATTATTAATGAATTAAAACCTTCAATTCATGTAAAAGGTGGCGATTATAAAAAAGAGGAGTTACCAGAAACTCCTATTGTTGAAAAAAATGGAGGAAAAGTTATAATTCTTTCATTAATACAAGGAAAATCCACTACTAATATAGTAAAAAAAATACAGGAAAATTAA